The genomic window AGGCTCAAGCGGTGAAGAACGCGGTCATCGTCCCGGTCGGTGCCAAGGGTGGTTTCGTGGTGAAGCAGCCCCCCGCGTCCAGCGGCGATCCCGTCGCGGACCGGCAGGCACTCGGCGCCGAGGGTGTCGCCTGCTACCGCACCTTCATCTCCGGCCTGCTCGATGTCACCGACAACGTCGACCGCGCGACCGGCAAGGTGCTGCCCCCCGAACGGGTGGTCCGCCGCGACGGCGACGACACCTACCTGGTGGTGGCCGCGGACAAGGGCACCGCCACGTTCTCCGACATCGCCAACGACGTGGCTCAGCGCTACGGTTTCTGGCTCGGCGACGCCTTCGCCTCCGGCGGCTCGGCGGGCTATGACCACAAGGCGATGGGCATCACCGCCAAGGGCGCCTGGGAAAGCGTCAAACGGCACTTCCAGGAAATGGACATCGATACCCAGACCCAGGATTTCACCGTCGTCGGCATCGGCGACATGAGCGGTGACGTCTTCGGCAACGGCATGCTGCTGTCCGAGCACATCCGGCTGATCGCGGCGTTCGACCACCGCCACATCTTCCTGGACCCGAATCCCGATACCGCCGCGTCCTACGCGGAGCGGCAGCGGATGTTCCAGCTGCCCCGTTCCTCGTGGGCCGACTACGACGCCACGTTGATCAGCAAGGGTGGCGGCGTCTGGGACCGCACGGTCAAGTCGGTGCCGATCAGCCCGCAGGCTCGAAAGGCATTGGGGCTGGCCGACGATGTCGAATCGCTGTCCCCGCCCGAACTGGTGCGTGCCATCCTGCTCGCGCCCGCGCAGCTGCTGTGGAACGGGGGCATCGGCACCTACATCAAGGCGAGCACCGAATCCAATGCCGAGGTGGGCGACAAGTCCAACGACCCGGTTCGGGTCAACGGAAACCAGTTGCGCGTCAAGGTGATCGGCGAAGGCGGCAACCTGGGCGCGACGGCGCTCGGCCGGATCGAGTTCTGCCGCAACGGCGGCAAGATGAACACCGACGCGCTCGATAATTCCGCGGGCGTCGACTGCTCCGACCATGAGGTCAACATCAAGGTGCTGCTCGACACCGTTGTCTCCAGCGGTGAACTCGCCGAAGCCGAACGCAACCCGCTGCTCGCCTCGATGACCGACGAGGTCGCGCGGATGGTGCTGGAAGACAATGTCGCGCAGAACTTCCTGATGGGCATGTCGCGCACCGACGCATCGGAGATGCTCAACGTGCACATGCGGCTCATCGAGGATCTCGAACAGCGCCGCGGCCTGGACCGGGAACTGGAGGCACTGCCGTCGGAGCCACAGCTCAAGCGCATGCTGGAAGACGGCGCTGGCCTGACTTCACCGGAATTGGCCAATCTGATGGCGCACGTGAAGCTTTCGCTCAAGGCCGATCTGCTCGACACCGATCTGCCGGACAGTCCGTTCTTCGTCACCCGGCTGCCGGAGTACTTCCCGACCCCGCTGCGTGACCGCTTCGGCGTCGCCATCAAGAAGCACCGGCTGCGCCGGGAAATTCTCACCACGATGATCGTGAACGAGATGGTCGACTACGGCGGCATCACCTACGCGCACCGGTTGAGCGAGGAGACCGGCGCCACCGCCACCGACGCGGTGCGCGCGTTCGCCGCGGCCACCGAGATCTTCGGGCTGCCGGAAATGTGGGCCCGCATCCGCGCGGCCGACGCCGCCACCTCGGTGCGTGACCTGCTGGAACTGGAAACCAAGCGGACACTGGACCGGGCGTCGCGCTGGTTCCTCAGCAACCGGCCGCAGCCGATCGCGGTCGGTGCGGAGATCAATCGGTACTGCCGCGACGTGCAGGAATTGGCGCCGAAGGTGCCGGGCTGGCTGCGCGGGCATCACGTCGCCACGCTCACCGATCAGTCGGCCGAGCTCATCGCCCGCGGGGCGCCGACCGAACTGGCCACCGAGGTGTTCGGGCTGCTCAACCTGTTCCCGCTGCTGGACATCGTGGATATCGCCGATATCACCGATCGGGACGGCGACGAGGTCGGCGCGCTCTACTACGCGCTGAACGAACATCTCAAGATCGACTGGCTGCTCCAGGCGGTGAGCCACCTCGAACGCGGCGATCGCTGGCACTCGCTGGCCCGGCTCGCGCTGCGCGATGACATGTATTCGTCGCTGCGCTCGCTGACCCTCGATGTGCTCTCCGCCGGTGACCCGGAAGAGAGCGCGGATGAGAAGATTGCATACTGGGAGTCGAAGAACCAGTCCCGGCTCGGGCGCGCCCGAGCCGCGCTGTCGGAGTTGTTCGAGTCCGGAACCCACGATCTCGCCACGTTGTCGGTTGCAGCGCGGCAAGTGCGAAGCATGGTGAGCGGGGTGGGCGCCCAATCGGAGGTACCACGTTGACTAGCTCGTTGAACGGTAACGGGAAGGCGCAGGGCAGCAATGTCGTGCTGCCCAAGCGTTTTCACACCCAGGTAGATGTCAGATGGTCGGACATGGATGCTTTCCAGCATGTGAACCATGCCCGCATGGTGACGTTGCTGGAGGAGGCGCGCATCCCGTGGCTGTTCGAGGGTGACCGCCCGACCGTCGCGCTGCGGTCGGGCTGTGTCCTCGCCGATCTGCGGGTGCGGTACCGCGGCCAGCTGCGGCACGAGGACACGCCGCTCGATATCGCCATGTGGACCGAGCAACTGCGGGCGGTCGACTTCACCATCGGCTACGAGGTGCGCGCCGCGAGTGCGGCGCCGGACTCGCCGCCCGCGGTGATCGCCTCCACCCAGATCGCCGCGTTCGACATGA from Nocardia iowensis includes these protein-coding regions:
- a CDS encoding acyl-CoA thioesterase; this encodes MNGNGKAQGSNVVLPKRFHTQVDVRWSDMDAFQHVNHARMVTLLEEARIPWLFEGDRPTVALRSGCVLADLRVRYRGQLRHEDTPLDIAMWTEQLRAVDFTIGYEVRAASAAPDSPPAVIASTQIAAFDMTAQRLRRLSEAERDYLAQWLD